The Pyrus communis chromosome 9, drPyrComm1.1, whole genome shotgun sequence genome has a segment encoding these proteins:
- the LOC137745163 gene encoding suppressor of disruption of TFIIS-like, with amino-acid sequence MEFDDRFMQAQRTKFDCLLFDLDDTLYPYSSGIATACRINIEDYMVEKLGIDRSIIPELGNLLYKNYGTTMAGLRAIGYDFDYDEYHSFVHGRLPYENIKPDPILRSLLLNLPYRKIIFTNADKIHAAKALSRLGLEDIFEGIICFETLNPIHKNTVSDDEDDIEFVGLSSTTTTTSSSQIFDIIGHFATPNPTSKLPKTPIVCKPSEDAIERALKIANINPQRTLFFEDSVRNIQAGKRVGLQTVLVGTSQRVKGADYALESIHNLREAIPELWEADRKSKVGYSGKVAVETSVTA; translated from the exons ATGGAATTCGACGATCGATTCATGCAGGCTCAGAGGACAAAGTTCGACTGCCTTTTGTTCG ATCTTGATGACACACTGTATCCCTATAGTAGTGGCATTGCTACAGCATGCAGAATCAATATAGAAG ATTATATGGTTGAAAAGCTTGGCATTGACAGGAGCATAATCCCTGAGTTGGGTAACCTTCTGTACAAGAATTATGGAACAACAATGGCTGGTCTCAGg GCAATTGGCTATGACTTTGACTACGATGAATATCACAGTTTTGTCCATGGAAGATTACCTTATGAGAACATAAAACCGGACCCAATTTTGAGGAGCCTCTTGCTGAACCTGCCTTACAGGAAAATT ATTTTCACAAATGCAGACAAGATCCATGCTGCTAAAGCACTAAGCAGGCTTGGATTGGAAGACATTTTTGAAGGGATTATCTGCTTTGAGACCCTCAATCCGATTCACAAAAACACGGTCTCTGACGACGAAGACGACATAGAATTCGTGGGATTAAGCAGCACTACCACCACTACTAGCAGCTCCCAGATTTTTGACATCATTGGCCATTTTGCTACACCAAACCCCACTTCCAAACTACCCAAAACTCCAATTGTCTGCAAACCATCCGAAGATGCCATCGAACGGGCTCTCAAGATAGCCAACATTAACCCTCAGAGAACA TTATTCTTTGAAGATAGTGTCCGCAACATACAAGCTGGCAAAAGAGTGGGACTTCAAACTGTATTG GTTGGCACATCTCAGAGAGTAAAAGGTGCAGATTATGCTTTGGAAAGCATTCACAACCTCAGGGAAGCAATACCAGAGCTTTGGGAGGCTGATAGGAAATCTAAAGTTGGTTACTCTGGGAAGGTTGCAGTGGAGACATCAGTCACAGCTTAG